The genomic window GCCATTTTGTAAAAACTGATCTAGCAAATAGCCATTTGCTGCATGGACTTCAACGCCATCAAACCCTGCACGCTTAGCATTCTCTGCTGCTTGTCGATATTGACCAATTAACGTTTTAATATCTTCTGCTGTTAATGCCCTTGGGGTTTCATAAGGCTCTTGACCCCACTGCGCAGTAAATACTTGACCTGAGGGAGCGATCGCTGATGGGGCAACAGGTAAACCCTCGTCAGGGTGGTGGGATGTGTGAGAAATACGACCAACATGCCAGAGTTGCATCACTACTTTACCACCTTTTGCGTGAATAGCAGAAGTTACCTTCTGCCATCCTTGAATCTGCTCTTCACTATAAATACCTGGGGTACCGGGATATCCTTTACCCAAGGGAGAAATCTGTGTGGCTTCAGTAATGATAAGGCCGGCGCTAGCGCGTTGCGCATAGTATTCCGCTGCTAGAGGGCCAGGAACATCACCTGCAGCTGAACGCATTCTGGTTAAAGGTGCCATCACCACGCGATTATTAAGTTCGAGCGAACCTAATTTAACAGGTGTTAATAATTTCATAGTCTCGATTCCCTATTAATAATAAAATATCTTTTACAACTGAGCTCATTAGATAGTACCGATCCGAACTAATTCAAGGGGAAGTTGTAAAAAAATATGAAATTTCCACTAACTCTTTGAAATGTGATAGATTAAGTACTGAATAAAAAAGCGATTTTAACGCGCTTTTATTTAACTGTAGTGACAATGATAATATTTGGAGAGAACGCAGATGATTCCTGATACAGATACTATGGCAATTTATGAGATTTTAAGTATTGCTGGTTTAGCATTTCTTATCATCATTTTTGATACTGCCAAATGGACCAAAAAATAATAGTAGTTTATTGATTTTATTTAAAAAGCCCTGATAGTTAGTCAGGGCTTTTTTATTTATTTATTTGGTTGAGGTGTCACTCTGAGATAGGGTTTGACTTCTTTAAACCCTTTAGGAAATTTCTTTTTAAGTTCTTCAGGATCTTTAATTGATAGAGGAATAATTACATCATCTCCGTCTGTCCAATTACCTGGAGTCGCTACCGTATAACCATCGGTTAATTGAAGGGCATCTATAACACGTAACACTTCATCAAAATTACGACCCGTACTCATTGGGTAAGTAATGATCAAACGTACTACTTTCTTAGGATCAATAATGAAGAGAGAGCGAACAGTCGCAGTTTGTGATTGATTAGGGTGAATCATGTCATACAAACCAGAAACTGTTTTGTCTTGATCAGCGATAATTGGGAACCCTACAACAGTTTGTTGTGTTTGTTCAATATCTTTAATCCACTCCACGTGCTCCTTAGGAGAATCCACAGATAAAGCAATGGCTTTCACATTTCGGCGGTCAAACTCAGGCTTAAGCTTTGCTGTGAGCCCTAACTCGGTAGTACAAACAGGAGTAAAGTCAGCTGGATGTGAAAATAACACTACCCAAGAATCTCCTGCCCAGTCATAGAAGTTAATCTTACCAATAGATGATTCTTGAGAAAAATTAGGTGCGGTATCACCAAGTCTTAATGTCATTTTGTTCTCCTATTTATTAAAAACAGCTAAATTAAGAATTATTCTAAATCGTTTCATTGCTATTGTGTAAAGATAAAGGCTAAATAATCTATTTATCTGGCAATAGGTCCAGGAGGTATTGCATTCACTCTCCTCCATGGCTCTGGACATTGGGCTATCTCGGGATAATATCCATTTAGTGAAGGACAAAAATAACGCATTTGAATAGCTGGTGGGGGAGATGACGGTACAACTGTAGTCGCTTGCGGTGAAACGTACATAGGGGGAGATGGCGGTACAATTGTAGTCGCTTGCGGCGAAACGTACGTAGGAGGAACTGGCGAGACTGGTGGTGTGGCATTAACAAACACCACTCTCTCAGAAACCATCATAGGGTATGGATAAATAGGGGCTGTATAATAAAACCATCTGGGCCCGATGACCCACCACCAACCATATAATCCCCCCCGAGTTGCTTGAATCCATCTACCTCTCTCCCACACTCTTAGTTCACGTGGATGAAAACAATGTACATCTCTATCATGAAACTCAACAAAATGACGCTCACGAAAATGTCTTTCTTCATCTGCGTAAGAATTAGAAAAAAGAGTCAACAAACTAAGAGTTAAAAAAATTATTTTTTTCATTGCGGTGTACTCGGAACCATTTGCCAAGGGACTGAACATTGAGCAACATAGGGATAATAAGCCCCTGATGACGGACAATAATACCAACTACCTTGGCTGGTTGGTTGATATTGAAACGCTTGCGGTGGTGCAGGTTGAACATAAACCGGTTGTGAATAAATCACCGTTGGTGGAGCGTATACATAGGGTCTTGCGTAATAGGGATAGGCCAGTTGCGAGCCCACTAAGGCACCAGCAATAAAACCTAATCCAATCGCACCCCCTCGATCCGCGTAACTCATTGAAGTATAAGATAAAGAGCCTAATATCAATAGCAATATCAGTGTTTTTTTCATGAGTATCTCTCTAGTTATTTCCTGGTGCGGATTTAGGTGGCATCATGTGTCTATAACCATAATCTTGCCCATATCCAGGTCCCATCATTGGGTGATGTGAAAAATAATTAGCTTGCCAATTTGACCAATACAAATCAAAGATAACTTTTTGCTTACTATCTAGTACGTCATAAAAAGCAAGCGTTCTTTTCGCAGC from Ferrovum sp. PN-J185 includes these protein-coding regions:
- a CDS encoding alkene reductase, which translates into the protein MKLLTPVKLGSLELNNRVVMAPLTRMRSAAGDVPGPLAAEYYAQRASAGLIITEATQISPLGKGYPGTPGIYSEEQIQGWQKVTSAIHAKGGKVVMQLWHVGRISHTSHHPDEGLPVAPSAIAPSGQVFTAQWGQEPYETPRALTAEDIKTLIGQYRQAAENAKRAGFDGVEVHAANGYLLDQFLQNGTNKREDQYGGSIENRCRLLMEVLHEVIAVWGSDKVGVRLSPYGEFNDMSDSDPIALFNGVIDRINPLHLAYLHLIEPRSTMAGGSDQVAENAPSTATLFSERFDGQVIMAGGYNKDNAEQAVNVGHADAVAFGRIYISNPDLVERFAANAPLTPYDRSTFYGGTEKGYTDYPTLA
- a CDS encoding peroxiredoxin; its protein translation is MTLRLGDTAPNFSQESSIGKINFYDWAGDSWVVLFSHPADFTPVCTTELGLTAKLKPEFDRRNVKAIALSVDSPKEHVEWIKDIEQTQQTVVGFPIIADQDKTVSGLYDMIHPNQSQTATVRSLFIIDPKKVVRLIITYPMSTGRNFDEVLRVIDALQLTDGYTVATPGNWTDGDDVIIPLSIKDPEELKKKFPKGFKEVKPYLRVTPQPNK